Part of the Streptomyces sp. HSG2 genome, GCTGCGGGGGTGGGCGGCGGAGGTGACGACGCGTCTCGACCCGCATCTGGCGGACCGGATGTGCGAGGCGGACTTCCTGTGGCGCACGACGTTCTCCGACCTGTTCCTGGCGTTCGCCGGCGTCCCCGGCGGCGGTCCGCCGGGCGCCTCGCTCGCCGAGGAACTGGACCTGATGGACCGGCTCTCGGACGAGCGCTTCGCGGACGCGGCGCTGGAGTTCGTCTGCGCACGGCCGGGAGACGGCGGCTCCGCGTCGGTCCTCGCGGACCGGGAGACACGCCGGTGGGCCCTGGATCTGGCCGCGGCCCGAGGGCCGCGACAACTGCGCTTCAGCGAGCGTCTGCTGGCCGATCCACCGCGCGTGCGTTCCTGGCTTCGCGGGTTCGTGGTCGACTGCGACGAGGCCTTCTTCGCGGAGGTCTGGGCGCGGCTGCGACCCGGACTCCACGCGGACGCCCGACACAGGACGGAGTTGCTGCGGCGTCGGGGCCTGGCCGCGGCGCTGTCGTCCGTCTCGACCGCCGTGTCGCTGGACGAGGACGCCGGGCTGGTCGTCGTCGACAAACTGGCGGAGGGCCGCTCCACGGCCGGCGAGGACGGTCTGTCCCTGGTGCCGACCAGTCTGGGCCGACCCCATCTGGTGGTGCTTCACCGGCCCGGATGGCGGCCGGTGCTGCACTACCCCGTCCACGCCGGGGAGCCCGCCCCGGCCGAGTCGCCCGCTCGGCGGATGGCGGCCCTGGCTCACCCGCTGCGGACGCGGCTCTGCCGCGATCTGGCAAGGGGCGCCTACACCACGGGCGAGTTGGCGCGCACCCACGGGGTCACGGCACCGGAGGTGTCCCGGCACTTGGCGGTGCTGAGGCGGGCGGGGCTGTTGACGTCGCGCCGCCGGGGGCGGTACGTGCAGTACCGGTTGGACGCGACCGCGGTCGCCCGGCTCGGCGACGACTTCCTGGAGAGCGTTCTGCGCTGACCGGACTCGACACCGTCGCCGGTCTCGGCCAATGGCCTCCATGTCGGGTCGCGGCGCCGGAACCCCCCGGAAACCGGCGCGCGGCAGAGCCCGTCCGTCCACGAGCACGGCCCCGACGCGCCTCCTTCGGGACGCCGCCGTCCGCCGTCGCCATGCCCGACAGCGGACGCGGACCGCCTGTCCCCACCCGCCTGTAGGGTGCCGGGATGACGTCGATCAAGCAGTTCCAGGTGACCTTCGACTGCGCCGATCCCGAACGACTCGCGGGCTTCTGGTGCGAGGTGCTCGGGTACGTCGTCCCGCCGCCGCCTCCGGGGTTCGCCGACTGGGCGGCCTTCGACCGGTCGTTGCCGGAGGAGCGGCAGGGCTCGGCGTTCGCCTGCGTCGACCCCTCCGGCACGGGCCCGCGTCTGTTCTTCAAGCGCGTGCCCGAGGGGAAGGTCGTGAAGAACCGGCTGCACTTGGACGTCCGGGCCGGCACGGGCCTGGTCGGCGAGGAGCGCGTCGCCGCCCTGGAGGCGGAGTGCGAGCGGCTCGTCGCCCTGGGAGCCGAGCGGGTGCGCCTGCTGCGGGCGGACGGCTTCGACGAGTCCTGCCTGGTGATGCGAGACATCGAGGGAAACGAGTTCTGTCTCGACTGAACCGCGGGCGAGTGGTTCGGCGCGGGCCGGACCACGAGCGGCGCGCGGACGGGGCGGGATCGTGCTTCTGAGGGGTCAGCGTTGCGCGTGCTCGGCGGACTGAGCGCGCAGCTCTGCCAGCCGCCTTTGGTACAGGGGTCCGGCGACGTGCGCGGCCCGTGCCTCACTCGGGGTCCCTCACAGCGCGGACCCGAGCGGCAGGAGCGCGCTGATGCGGAATCCGCCGCCCGCCCGGGGGCCGACGTCCAGGGTGCCCCCGACCATGCCCACCCGCTCGCGCATGCCGATGAGGCCGTGTCCCTCGCCGCAGGTCCCGCGGGCTTCGAGGACCTCCCGGGTGGCTCCCCTGCCGTCGTCCTCGACGAGCAGCCCGAGCCCGTCGTCGAAGTAGACCAGGCGCACGCTGGCGCCCGCGTCGGGACCACCGTGCTTGCGGGTGTTGGTCAGCGCCTCCTGCACGATCCGGTAGGCGGTCAGTTCCACGCCGCCGGGCAGCGCCCGAGGTGTCCCCTCGACCCTGAAGTCGACTGGCAATCCGGCACCCCGGCACTGTTCGACCAGGTCCCCGATGCGACCCACGTCGGGCTGCGGGAGGTAGTCCCCCTCCTGCCCGGGCTCTCCGGTGCGCAGCACGCCGAGCAGCCGGCGCATCTCGGCGAGGGCCTGACGACCGGTGGACGAGATGGCCTCCAGGGCCGTCCTCGCCTGGTCCGGCGCGGTGTCCAGGACGAAGGCCGCGCCGTCCGCCTGCACCACCATCACCGACACGTCGTGCGCGACGACGTCGTGCATCTCCCGCGCGATCCGCGCGCGTTCGGCGGCGACGGCGATCTGGTCCCGTGCCTCGCGCTCCCGTTCCAGTCGGGCCGCCCTCTCCTCCAACTCGGCGAGGTAGGCCCGGCGGGTGCGGACGGAGTCGCCGAGCACCCAGGCGAGGGCGAACGGCACGGCCTGGAAGGTGGCGATCAGGAGACCGCCCGCCGGCCCCGTCTGATCGCCGGGCCAGCGCAGCTGCGCCAGCGGAGCGGCGCAGAGGCCGGCGACCAGCGCGACGCGCGAGGCACGACGCCCCCCGGTGGCCGCCGCCGTGTGGACGACCGCTAGCAGCGCGAAGTCCGCGACCGTGACCGCGACGTCGAGCGCCAGCTGACCGAGCCCGAGGGCGATGCCCAGCCGCAGCATCCGCTCAGGGAAACGCCGGCGCAGGGCCATGGCGAGGCAGAGCAGCACCACGAAGGGAACGATCAGCGCGAGGTTCCCGGTACCGCTCTCGACACCCCCGACGACCGCCGCCAAGGAGACCGACATCAGGACCAGCGCCCAGAATCCGTCGACCTCGGTCGGGTGCCTGCGGAGAAAGTCGTAGACGCGCTGCACCCGATCCAGCGTAGGGACGGCGCGGTGGCGTTCGGGTCGCTCGGAGGGCCGATCCGCGCCGGGCTCTCCTACTCCGCAGGGTGGAGGCCCGCGCTCCGCCGGGGCGCTACCCTGAGCCCGGTGAGCGTGGGCGCGACGGGTCGGTGGCGGGGCTGGAGGGCCGCCACGCGGGACGCGCTGTACGGGCCGGAGGGCTTCTACCGCGGCCCCGGGGGGCGCCCGGCCGCGCACTTCCGCACCTCGGTGCACGCCTCGCCGCTCTTCGCCCGGGCCGTGGCGCGGCTGCTGCGCCGGGTCGACTCGGCCCTGGATCACCCGGAGCGCCTGGACTTCGTCGATCTCGCGGCGGGCCGGGGCGAATTGGTCACCGGTGTCCTCGGCGCCCTCCCCGCCGGCGTCGCCGACCGGGTGCGGGCCCACGCCGTCGAGATCGCCGACCGGCCCGAGGACCTCGACGCCCGGGTCACGTGGCGGAGCGAACCGCCACCGGGCGCGGTCGGGCTGCTCTTCGCCAACGAGTGGCTGGACAACGTACCCGTGGACGTCGCGGAGGTCGACGCCGGCGGCATCGCCCGACACGTCCTCGTCGACGCCCTCGGGAACGAGCGTCTCGGGGAGCGGATCACCGGCGAGGACGCCGCGTGGCTGGGACGTTGGTGGCCGCTGCCGGCGGTGCCGGGGCTGCGTGCGGAGATCGGCGCGCCGAGGGACGCGGCGTGGGCGGGAGCGGTGGGCTCCCTGGCGCGAGGGCTGGCGGTGGCGGTGGACTACGCGCACACCCGGGCGTCCCGCCCGCCGTTCGGCACGTTGACCGCCTACCGCGACGGCGGGGAGGTCGCCCCGGTCCCGGACGGCTCCCGCGACCTCACCGCGCATGTCGCGATCGACTCCTGCGCCCGGGCCGGAGCGGGCGCCGGACCCGCCACACGCCTGTACCGGCAGCGGGACGCGCTGCGCGCGTTGGGCGTGTCGGGCGCCCGGCCGCCCCTCGCGCTCGCCTCGACGCGACCGCACGCCTACGTACGGGCCCTCGCGGACGCCGTCGAGGCCGCCGAGCTGACCGCGCCGGGGGGCCTCGGCGACTTCCGCTGGCTGGCACAGGACGTCGGCGAGGTGGAGACCCGCGGGCTATTTGTCGATGTCGCCGACCACGAAGAAGAGTGACCCGAGGACGGCGACCATGTCCGACACCAGCGTGCCGGGCAGCAGTTCCGAGAGGACCTGCACGTTGTTGTAGGACGCCGAGCGCAGCTTCAGCCGGTACGGGGTCTTCTCCCCCTTGCTGACGAGGTAGTAGCCGTTGATGCCGAGCGGGTTCTCCGTCCAGGCGTAGGTGTGCCCCTCGGGCGCCTTGAGGACCTTCGGCAGCCGTTGGTCGACCGGACC contains:
- a CDS encoding DUF5937 family protein — translated: MSVTIDVRGLAPERVAVVPSPLAELGMALHALAEPGHHPGLRGWAAEVTTRLDPHLADRMCEADFLWRTTFSDLFLAFAGVPGGGPPGASLAEELDLMDRLSDERFADAALEFVCARPGDGGSASVLADRETRRWALDLAAARGPRQLRFSERLLADPPRVRSWLRGFVVDCDEAFFAEVWARLRPGLHADARHRTELLRRRGLAAALSSVSTAVSLDEDAGLVVVDKLAEGRSTAGEDGLSLVPTSLGRPHLVVLHRPGWRPVLHYPVHAGEPAPAESPARRMAALAHPLRTRLCRDLARGAYTTGELARTHGVTAPEVSRHLAVLRRAGLLTSRRRGRYVQYRLDATAVARLGDDFLESVLR
- a CDS encoding VOC family protein, with protein sequence MTSIKQFQVTFDCADPERLAGFWCEVLGYVVPPPPPGFADWAAFDRSLPEERQGSAFACVDPSGTGPRLFFKRVPEGKVVKNRLHLDVRAGTGLVGEERVAALEAECERLVALGAERVRLLRADGFDESCLVMRDIEGNEFCLD
- a CDS encoding sensor histidine kinase, coding for MQRVYDFLRRHPTEVDGFWALVLMSVSLAAVVGGVESGTGNLALIVPFVVLLCLAMALRRRFPERMLRLGIALGLGQLALDVAVTVADFALLAVVHTAAATGGRRASRVALVAGLCAAPLAQLRWPGDQTGPAGGLLIATFQAVPFALAWVLGDSVRTRRAYLAELEERAARLEREREARDQIAVAAERARIAREMHDVVAHDVSVMVVQADGAAFVLDTAPDQARTALEAISSTGRQALAEMRRLLGVLRTGEPGQEGDYLPQPDVGRIGDLVEQCRGAGLPVDFRVEGTPRALPGGVELTAYRIVQEALTNTRKHGGPDAGASVRLVYFDDGLGLLVEDDGRGATREVLEARGTCGEGHGLIGMRERVGMVGGTLDVGPRAGGGFRISALLPLGSAL
- a CDS encoding SAM-dependent methyltransferase, giving the protein MSVGATGRWRGWRAATRDALYGPEGFYRGPGGRPAAHFRTSVHASPLFARAVARLLRRVDSALDHPERLDFVDLAAGRGELVTGVLGALPAGVADRVRAHAVEIADRPEDLDARVTWRSEPPPGAVGLLFANEWLDNVPVDVAEVDAGGIARHVLVDALGNERLGERITGEDAAWLGRWWPLPAVPGLRAEIGAPRDAAWAGAVGSLARGLAVAVDYAHTRASRPPFGTLTAYRDGGEVAPVPDGSRDLTAHVAIDSCARAGAGAGPATRLYRQRDALRALGVSGARPPLALASTRPHAYVRALADAVEAAELTAPGGLGDFRWLAQDVGEVETRGLFVDVADHEEE